The Hippoglossus hippoglossus isolate fHipHip1 chromosome 2, fHipHip1.pri, whole genome shotgun sequence DNA segment AAGTTTAACCTCCGATTTGAAACCGTCTTCACACTCGAGCCCATAAGATTCTCACTCTCCAGGTTTATTCCTCAAAAGGTCCCTTCTCAAATCCAACAGAAACATTAAAGACACATACTCGTGTTACTTTACATAGAAAGTGATTCTATTCTCAATCCCGCAGATAATTTACGATTTCAAACGTTTCTTTGAAGATTTCTTGTGGTCGTCGGACATAAATGAGACTTTGTGTGAAAAGCACACATCAGCACTTTGAACTACTTTTacataaagttgtttttctatCAAATAAACAGACTCCGTGTTTGTTCAGGCTGAATTCACTCAGTGATTTGTGATAAACAAACAGTTTGTTCACAGATTCTTCCACAGGAAACGTTCCAGTATCTGAGAAGTCCTGATGAGTCCTGATGAGTCTGGAGGATCTGAACCAGCGGGTTTCTGCACAGGTTCGATCCCCTGAATGGAGTCTGactctgtttttcatcttttcattttatcttcttcttcgTACAAACGACGTGGACGTAAAAGTCGCTCGCAGGAAAGAATCCGAAAGACTTAATGAAAACGAGTTTTCTCCGGGTGACGACTGAACTCTGTCCTTTCAATcttgtaaaacataaaacatctgaAATGATTAAGACTAAGTATAAGTTTCATTCTCCTGAACACAAACTGtcacctgctgctctgcatcacctGAGGATCACCGCGCTGTCACTGCTGCATTGTGGGACATTAAGAGTGTTGTGTAATCATGCAGCCATACCTCTacgttttaaaactaaaacccaGATGAATAAGAGAAATTTTCAGTTTAGTTGCTTTAtacttttattctattttgCTTTTTCAAGACAAAAGTTACaatttaaagattaaagttTAACGTTTAGGAATAAATCCAACTAGCTGCGTTAGTGACAATGTGCCCGTCCACTGAAGAACTCCATGAAAATGGTGAAACTGTTCTTCACAATCTCTAATATAAAGTATTATTGGTTTTACTCGTGAAGTTTGAAAGAGACAAACGGAAATCTTtggtttaaagtgttttttgagGTCATGAGTTTAAACCTTGAAGATCTCGTACTTTGTGCAAACGGACGTTTCAAGATAAAAACTGAGGAACTACAGAGAACGTTGAGGTGCGACTtagtaaaaactgaaatctaCGACAAAAGATCTTCTTCAGGTTTGTTTGTTCAAAAGACAAAGccagacaggaagcagaaccgtttcaaagtaaaagcatatcATGAAATAGTGTTAAAACAGGAGTCTGGGCTCGTGAGGAAAGTTATATGATAAAAGTTTGTTTCTCATCATGTCCTCCAGATGGCGCCTGTGTGTGCGGCTGCCGGTCACAGTCCTCCACGGAATCAGGAAGCGTCACGCCGCTGGTCTCCGGCAGCAACAGGCACAGGCCGCAGCCTATGATTGGTCCGCTGCTGTACACGGCCATGGCAGCCAATGAGATTGCTCCGTTGGGGTTGGGGGGAACGAGGGTGTTGACGAGGCAGCCGAGGCGGAAACACAGGTTGACCAGGGACACGCAGCGCTGCCTGGATCAGAACGACACCGGTTACATGGAATCTGCTGCAAATGTGACCGTCTAAGTctgagtgagtgggcgtgtACCTGACCACGGTGGGGAACAGCTCGATGGCGTACAGCGTCGAGATGAAGATGGCCGCCAGGATGCAGAGTTTTCCCAACAGAGCCAAACTCATCACCAGCACCGGTTCGCCTGCAcgacaatcaatcaatcaatatctGATCAATATCACGTCAGTCAGAGACTAATCCATCAAAGATTCCACCGATATAAATGTCCCCGTATTGACATTTTGACACatttgaaaaggtttaaataaaaTCGTAGCTGACAATTTCTTCCTATTGATTAATGATCAATGAGTTTTGGGTGAGTGTTTTGAATGAGTGTTTAACATGAGGACAGAATATCTGAGCCTCcgctaacacacagctaacctTTACATAAACAACACTGTCGTCTGCGTAGTGAGTCATTTCTTTCAAATACTTAGTGGGCCTGAGATCGAACCCTGTGGGACTCCTGTGCTCAAACTCTACTCAGAGCAACTTCATCTTCTTTACATATGATTGTTTTCACCGTCATATCTGGACAGAAGCAACGACACGAAGCAGGCCGCTCCGCTCAGGAAGAGGGCGAGCATGCTGATTGGCCGTCGCCCCAGGCGGAGCAGTGGGACGAGCAGGCAGGGAGCCTCTGATAGGCCGGAGAAGAACTGGGCGGAGTAGACGCCGACGCCGAAGGAGCCGATGTTCATACAGATGCCAAAGTACGTCAGCGCTGATGCTGCACTGCAAAACAACCACAGGTCAAAACATCTTGTTGTtcattgttttcagtttctCAAATGAGGCAAATACTAATTTCTTCTCTTGTATTTATCGTCATGAATTCAGTCCACATGAAAAGAGCAGGACTGTTCCACTCTGTAAGGACATGCTCGTCTCACCTCAGGTAGCTCATGATGAAGAGTCTCAGCAGGATGGTCGGGTGTCGGAGGAGGATGATGTCACTGGgggcggggcctgtgtgtgGCTCCTCCTTCTGAACCTCGAAGGGTTTCTGCAGGTCAGAGCAGGACGAGTGCAACAgctgcacgtgcacacacacacacaaacacacacacacacttccattaATAGATCAGGTCACCGAGCAGATGAGTAAAAGTCTGATGtttatgtctgttttattttattaagatgaataaatgtttcagtgtttgtgtccaAAGATACAAAATGTGTGAATATATGTGAAACCCggacgtgtgtttgtgtgtttgtgtgtttaccagGTCCAGACACTGTTTATCTGCAGGGCTGTTGCTACGGTAACGGTCCAAAACGTCCATCTTCCTCTTCAACAACAACCAGCGAGGAGACTCTGGGATGGAACTAAAATAAAACGCTTCAGTAAAGTGCCGCTGTTAGAAACCCCTGTTTGACCAGGTGGACAGgtggacaggaggacaggaggacaggagtGTGCACGTACAAGTAGAGCGGCAGACAGACGAGCTGCGGCAGAGCCAGCGACAGGTGC contains these protein-coding regions:
- the LOC117776999 gene encoding solute carrier family 22 member 13 isoform X2, producing MQRSTNQGSRTKPIGGRRTGSKTYGKRPLLLVCVCVHALCGLVPAVLPQPLVFLAVRCLTGLCCCCINICSFSLAVEWTPPAARLWPPAVLPFCFSVGTMVGAPLAWLSPTWTHLHLSLALPQLVCLPLYFSIPESPRWLLLKRKMDVLDRYRSNSPADKQCLDLLLHSSCSDLQKPFEVQKEEPHTGPAPSDIILLRHPTILLRLFIMSYLSAASALTYFGICMNIGSFGVGVYSAQFFSGLSEAPCLLVPLLRLGRRPISMLALFLSGAACFVSLLLSRYDGEPVLVMSLALLGKLCILAAIFISTLYAIELFPTVVRQRCVSLVNLCFRLGCLVNTLVPPNPNGAISLAAMAVYSSGPIIGCGLCLLLPETSGVTLPDSVEDCDRQPHTQAPSGGHDEKQTFII
- the LOC117776999 gene encoding solute carrier family 22 member 13 isoform X1, with the translated sequence MSPLQLSVYWRLSVIFVFTSFLFFLDIFTAAIAVDTCSHGNGTGPDALNAEINQSGLEDEADWRTENRQQDSVCAWTDWLSYGQTVFMVGQLLGSLIGGELSDRYGKRPLLLVCVCVHALCGLVPAVLPQPLVFLAVRCLTGLCCCCINICSFSLAVEWTPPAARLWPPAVLPFCFSVGTMVGAPLAWLSPTWTHLHLSLALPQLVCLPLYFSIPESPRWLLLKRKMDVLDRYRSNSPADKQCLDLLLHSSCSDLQKPFEVQKEEPHTGPAPSDIILLRHPTILLRLFIMSYLSAASALTYFGICMNIGSFGVGVYSAQFFSGLSEAPCLLVPLLRLGRRPISMLALFLSGAACFVSLLLSRYDGEPVLVMSLALLGKLCILAAIFISTLYAIELFPTVVRQRCVSLVNLCFRLGCLVNTLVPPNPNGAISLAAMAVYSSGPIIGCGLCLLLPETSGVTLPDSVEDCDRQPHTQAPSGGHDEKQTFII
- the LOC117776999 gene encoding solute carrier family 22 member 13 isoform X3, with translation MVGQLLGSLIGGELSDRYGKRPLLLVCVCVHALCGLVPAVLPQPLVFLAVRCLTGLCCCCINICSFSLAVEWTPPAARLWPPAVLPFCFSVGTMVGAPLAWLSPTWTHLHLSLALPQLVCLPLYFSIPESPRWLLLKRKMDVLDRYRSNSPADKQCLDLLLHSSCSDLQKPFEVQKEEPHTGPAPSDIILLRHPTILLRLFIMSYLSAASALTYFGICMNIGSFGVGVYSAQFFSGLSEAPCLLVPLLRLGRRPISMLALFLSGAACFVSLLLSRYDGEPVLVMSLALLGKLCILAAIFISTLYAIELFPTVVRQRCVSLVNLCFRLGCLVNTLVPPNPNGAISLAAMAVYSSGPIIGCGLCLLLPETSGVTLPDSVEDCDRQPHTQAPSGGHDEKQTFII